From the bacterium genome, one window contains:
- a CDS encoding GTP-binding protein yields MAKEKFVRSKPHVNIGTIGHVDHGKTTLTSAITMV; encoded by the coding sequence ATGGCAAAGGAGAAATTTGTAAGGAGTAAGCCGCACGTAAATATAGGAACAATCGGGCACGTAGATCACGGAAAGACAACATTGACCAGTGCAATAACAATGGTAT